The sequence GCGCGCGGAGTCGAAGGGGTCGCGCGCCGGGCCGATGCCCTCGGGCGAGGGATAGAGCACGAGCCCGGTGCCGTGCGCGGCGGCGACCCGCTGGGCCCCCGTGTACACCCCGGCGAAGAACTCGCTCGTGAGGGCGGGCACGACGAGCAGCGCGGTGCGCGTGCGCCCGAGGCGCAGGTTCCGCGCCGCCAGGTTCGGCCGGTACCCGAGCCCGTCCGCCGCCTCCCGCACCCGCTCCGCCGTGGCGGCCCCGACCCGTCCCCGCCACTTCCCGCTCAGCACGAGCGACACGGCCGCCTGCGAGACCCCGGCGGCACGGGCGACGTCACGGCTCGTGGGGCGCGGGACGGAGTCGGGCGGGGGGCTGCCTGAGGCGGGCACGGAACTCCTCGACGGCTGGACCGGTGGGCGAGGTCATGGTACGTATAGGCCGCGACGTTATACGTACAACTGAAGGGGTGGGGCGGCGATGGCGAGCGGATACCTGGGGGTGCTGCGCGCGCCGTACGCGAGCAGGCTGCTCTCCTCGACCCTCCTCGGGCGGCTGCCCAACGGGGTCGGGCACATCGCGATCGTCGTCCACGTGCGCGAGCAGGGCGGCGGCTACGCCCTCGCCGGTGCCCTCGCCGCCGTCTACGGGCTCGCCACCGCCGCCGGGCAGCCGCTCCTCGGGCGGGCCGTGGATCTGCGCGGGCAGCGCGCCGTACTGCTCCCCGCGGCCGTCCTCTCCGCGCTCGCCATGGCCGCCTTCGCTTTCACGGGGATCACGCCCCGTCCCCTCGCGTACCTCCTCGTCGGCCTCGCCGGACTCACCACCCCGCCGTTGGAGGGAGCGCTGCGCGCGCTGTGGCCGAGCGTCCTCGGCCGCGCGGACCGCGTGCACACCGCGTACGCCCTCGAAGCGGTGGCGCAGGAGGTGATGTTCACCGTGGGCCCGCTCCTCGTCACGCTCCTGGTCGCGCTCCGCTCGACGACGGCGGCGCTCCTCGTCGTCAACGTCCTCGGGGTGCTCGGCGCCCTCTCCGTCGTCCTCTCGCGGCCCTCGCGCGCCTGGCGCGGCGCCGCGCGCGAGGCGCACTGGCTGGGCGCGCTGCGCTCGCCCGGACTCCTCGCGCTGCTCGGCGCCTTCCTCTTCGTCGGCGTCGCGCTCGGCTCCATCACGGTCTCCGCGCTCGCCTACTCCGACGGGGCGGGCGGCGAGACGGCGTACGGGTGGATCATGGCCGCGCTCGGCGCCGGTGCCCTCGTCGGCGGGATCGCCTACGGCGCGCGGGTGTGGACCGGCCGGCCCGAGCCCCGCCTGCGGCTGCTCGTCGCGCTGCTCGCGCTCGGCTACCTGCCGCTGCTCCTGACCCCCGGCCGGTGGGCGATGACCGGCCTCGCCCTGCTCGCCGGGGTCTTCCTCGCCCCGGCGCTCGCCTGCGCCTTCGTCGCCGTGGACCGGCACGCCCCGCGCGGCACCGTGACGGAGGCGTTCTCCTGGCTCGTGACGACCTTCGGCGTCGGCAACGCGCTCGGCACCGCGCTCGCGGGCCCCGCGCTGGACGCGGGCGGCATCCGCGCCGGCTTCGCCGTGGCGGCGTGCGGCGGGGTGCTCGCGGCGCTCGTCCTCGTCGTCACCGCACCGGCCCTGGAGGGCCGTACGGGCGGGGCGGTCGCGCCCGA comes from Streptomyces sp. Tu6071 and encodes:
- a CDS encoding MFS transporter translates to MASGYLGVLRAPYASRLLSSTLLGRLPNGVGHIAIVVHVREQGGGYALAGALAAVYGLATAAGQPLLGRAVDLRGQRAVLLPAAVLSALAMAAFAFTGITPRPLAYLLVGLAGLTTPPLEGALRALWPSVLGRADRVHTAYALEAVAQEVMFTVGPLLVTLLVALRSTTAALLVVNVLGVLGALSVVLSRPSRAWRGAAREAHWLGALRSPGLLALLGAFLFVGVALGSITVSALAYSDGAGGETAYGWIMAALGAGALVGGIAYGARVWTGRPEPRLRLLVALLALGYLPLLLTPGRWAMTGLALLAGVFLAPALACAFVAVDRHAPRGTVTEAFSWLVTTFGVGNALGTALAGPALDAGGIRAGFAVAACGGVLAALVLVVTAPALEGRTGGAVAPETTGP